A stretch of the Desulfobacter sp. genome encodes the following:
- a CDS encoding IclR family transcriptional regulator, with translation MTIHNKKNGRIIQSVDRSARALLLFFEDVQELGIKDFARLLGLPKPTIYSLVNTLAHHQMLEQNPETFKYRLGPAFFRLGIQYARQSDVLSTVSVWTERLCYKFSKSVTVCMFMAEKAVVVYKADPDPVVISYPDVGAVVPFHNTANGKILLVFADPGVREEILNDYAFVSPTEFTIKDKAEFIRELDQVRQEGISFNRQEEKTGLSAVGGPIYNHRKEVVASFSILGKTDYFETHQDRIHGEVKKTAQSISRQLGYPESIYG, from the coding sequence ATGACGATACACAACAAAAAGAACGGCAGGATTATCCAGTCTGTTGACCGGTCTGCCAGGGCCCTGCTTTTGTTTTTCGAAGATGTCCAGGAACTGGGTATTAAGGATTTTGCAAGGCTTTTGGGCCTGCCCAAACCCACCATTTACAGCCTGGTCAACACCTTGGCCCACCATCAGATGCTCGAGCAGAATCCTGAAACGTTTAAATACCGCCTGGGCCCTGCGTTTTTTCGCCTGGGCATCCAATATGCCCGGCAGTCAGATGTTTTGTCCACGGTGAGCGTGTGGACGGAACGGCTCTGCTATAAATTTTCAAAATCGGTGACGGTCTGCATGTTCATGGCGGAAAAGGCCGTGGTGGTGTACAAGGCAGATCCGGACCCGGTGGTGATCTCCTATCCGGATGTGGGCGCGGTGGTTCCCTTTCACAATACCGCCAACGGCAAGATCCTTCTGGTTTTTGCAGACCCCGGGGTCAGAGAAGAGATCCTCAATGATTATGCCTTTGTCAGCCCCACTGAATTTACCATCAAGGACAAGGCCGAATTTATCCGGGAACTTGACCAGGTCAGGCAGGAGGGGATCAGCTTTAACCGCCAGGAGGAAAAAACAGGCCTCTCCGCCGTTGGCGGCCCCATATACAACCATAGAAAAGAGGTGGTCGCCTCTTTTTCCATTTTGGGAAAAACCGATTATTTTGAGACACATCAGGACCGTATACATGGAGAGGTCAAAAAAACCGCCCAGTCCATATCAAGGCAATTGGGATATCCGGAGTCGATTTACGGATAA
- a CDS encoding ISAs1 family transposase has protein sequence MVLGQLKTEEKSNEITAIPNLLKLLDISGCIITIDAMGTQKKIAETIINKGCDYVLALKENHKTLHDEAVLFFNKMEEMKNQGYQFNEQTSVDGGHGRVETRRAVITSDIDWFEDKKSWKGLKSIGMIESTREMDGQISHEKRYYISSLDSDPNIFGNAVRRHWGIENSVHWVLDIAFREDESRVRKGNSPENFAAIRHIALNLLRNNKTFKGSVKTKRLNAAMDIKYLEEVMFG, from the coding sequence GTGGTTTTAGGGCAATTAAAAACCGAAGAAAAATCAAATGAAATTACGGCCATTCCAAATCTTTTAAAACTTTTAGATATCTCGGGCTGCATTATAACCATTGATGCCATGGGCACTCAAAAGAAAATCGCTGAAACCATAATAAACAAAGGGTGTGACTATGTCCTTGCCCTGAAAGAAAATCATAAAACCTTGCATGATGAAGCGGTACTTTTTTTCAATAAAATGGAAGAAATGAAAAATCAGGGGTACCAGTTTAATGAACAGACCAGTGTTGACGGAGGGCACGGTCGAGTCGAAACGCGCAGGGCTGTGATAACCTCTGATATTGATTGGTTTGAAGATAAAAAAAGTTGGAAAGGTTTGAAAAGTATTGGAATGATTGAATCCACCCGGGAAATGGACGGCCAGATCAGTCATGAAAAGCGATATTATATATCGAGCCTGGATAGCGACCCCAATATTTTTGGTAATGCTGTCAGGAGGCATTGGGGAATTGAAAATTCAGTGCATTGGGTATTGGATATTGCGTTCCGTGAAGACGAAAGCAGAGTCAGAAAGGGGAACTCTCCTGAGAATTTTGCAGCGATTCGGCACATTGCATTAAATTTATTACGGAACAATAAGACATTTAAAGGGAGTGTAAAAACCAAAAGGTTGAATGCTGCTATGGATATCAAATATCTGGAGGAAGTTATGTTTGGATGA
- a CDS encoding IS256 family transposase: protein MTEDNTEFDFQKALKGIQEGKPFTGKGGVLTSLIKNLAEAALEGELESHLGQEISANRRNGKSRKTIKSLDGKFELKTPRDRNGTFSPQIVKKHQTTLSDEIERKIIALYGLGMSYNDMAAHLQEIYGLEISNATLSAITDKIIHTVKEWQARPLENVYPIVWLDAIHYKVRENGKVGSKAVYTILGVNIEGRKEVLGLYISENEGANFWLQVLTDLSNRGVKDILIACVDGLKGFPEAIETIFPDTEVQLCVVHQIRNSLKYVGSKNKKEFMADLKRVYKAVNKDLAEEELDILENKWNDKYPIVIKSWRNNWEPLSHFFKYPEEIRRIIYTTNTIEAVHRQFRKLTKTKGSFPNQDSLLKLLYMGIQNASKKWTMPVQNWSLTISQLAIFFEGRLDKELGI from the coding sequence ATGACCGAAGACAACACCGAATTTGATTTTCAAAAAGCTCTTAAAGGTATTCAGGAAGGTAAACCCTTCACAGGTAAGGGCGGCGTCCTTACATCATTAATCAAAAATCTTGCGGAAGCTGCTCTTGAAGGAGAGTTGGAGTCCCATCTCGGACAGGAAATTTCTGCCAACCGCCGTAATGGAAAAAGCAGAAAGACCATTAAGTCCCTGGATGGTAAATTTGAGCTAAAAACCCCGCGTGATCGGAACGGAACCTTCTCTCCACAAATCGTCAAAAAACACCAAACAACGCTCAGCGATGAAATTGAAAGAAAGATAATAGCCCTTTACGGCCTGGGCATGAGCTATAATGACATGGCTGCCCATTTACAGGAAATCTATGGACTTGAGATTTCAAATGCCACCCTTAGCGCTATTACCGATAAAATTATTCATACCGTTAAAGAATGGCAGGCCAGGCCGTTGGAAAATGTGTACCCAATCGTATGGCTTGATGCCATACATTATAAAGTACGAGAAAACGGAAAGGTCGGCAGCAAAGCCGTTTACACAATTCTTGGGGTGAATATCGAGGGCCGCAAAGAGGTTCTTGGGCTGTACATATCCGAGAATGAGGGTGCGAACTTCTGGCTGCAGGTGTTAACAGACCTTTCAAACCGAGGGGTAAAAGATATCCTGATTGCCTGTGTTGATGGTCTGAAAGGTTTTCCCGAGGCCATTGAGACCATATTCCCGGACACAGAAGTTCAACTCTGCGTAGTCCACCAGATCCGAAATTCATTGAAATACGTTGGTTCCAAAAATAAAAAGGAATTTATGGCAGATCTAAAACGTGTTTATAAAGCGGTTAATAAGGATCTGGCCGAAGAAGAACTGGATATCTTGGAAAATAAATGGAATGACAAATACCCGATTGTGATAAAATCCTGGCGGAACAACTGGGAACCCCTCAGTCATTTCTTTAAATATCCAGAAGAGATTCGACGGATAATATACACCACAAATACCATTGAGGCTGTGCATCGACAGTTTCGAAAACTGACCAAAACAAAGGGATCATTCCCGAACCAGGACAGCCTGTTAAAGCTGCTTTACATGGGGATCCAGAACGCCAGTAAGAAATGGACAATGCCGGTTCAAAACTGGTCACTGACAATTTCCCAGTTGGCAATTTTCTTTGAAGGCCGGCTGGATAAAGAGCTGGGAATTTGA
- a CDS encoding IS256 family transposase: MTEENTEFDFQKALKGIQEGKPFTGKGGVLTSLIKNLAEAALEGELESHLGQEVSANRRNGKSKKTIKSLDGKFELKTPRDRAGTFSPQIVKKHQTTLSDEIERKIIALYGLGMSYNDMASHLQEIYGLEISNATLSTITDKIIHTVKEWQARPLENVYPIVWLDAIHYKVRENGKVGSKAVYTILGVNIEGRKEVLGLYISENEGANFWLQVLTDLSNRGVKDILIACVDGLKGFPEAIETIFPDTEVQLCVVHQIRNSLKYVGSKNKKEFMADLKRVYKAVNKDLAEEELDILENKWNDKYPIVIKSWRNNWEPLSHFFKYPEEIRRIIYTTNTIEAVHRQFRKLTKTKGSFPNQDSLLKLLYMGIQNASKKWTMPIQNWSLTISQLAIFFEGRLDKELGI; this comes from the coding sequence ATGACCGAAGAAAACACCGAATTTGATTTTCAAAAAGCCCTTAAAGGCATCCAGGAAGGTAAACCCTTCACAGGTAAGGGCGGCGTCCTTACATCATTAATCAAAAATCTTGCTGAAGCTGCTCTTGAAGGAGAGTTGGAGTCCCATCTCGGGCAGGAAGTTTCTGCCAACCGCCGTAATGGAAAAAGCAAAAAGACCATTAAATCCCTGGATGGTAAATTTGAGCTAAAAACCCCGCGTGACAGGGCCGGAACCTTCTCTCCACAGATCGTCAAAAAACATCAGACAACGCTCAGCGATGAAATTGAAAGAAAGATAATAGCCCTTTACGGCCTGGGCATGAGTTATAATGATATGGCTTCCCATTTACAGGAAATCTATGGACTTGAGATTTCAAATGCCACTCTGAGCACCATTACCGATAAAATCATCCATACCGTCAAAGAATGGCAGGCCAGGCCGTTGGAAAATGTGTACCCAATCGTATGGCTTGATGCCATACATTATAAAGTACGAGAAAACGGAAAGGTCGGCAGCAAAGCCGTTTACACAATTCTTGGGGTGAATATCGAGGGCCGCAAAGAGGTTCTTGGGCTGTACATATCCGAGAATGAGGGTGCGAACTTCTGGCTGCAGGTGTTAACAGACCTTTCAAACCGAGGGGTAAAAGATATCCTGATTGCCTGTGTTGATGGTCTAAAAGGTTTTCCCGAGGCCATTGAGACCATATTCCCGGACACAGAAGTTCAACTCTGCGTAGTCCACCAGATCCGAAATTCATTGAAATACGTTGGTTCCAAAAATAAAAAGGAATTTATGGCAGATCTAAAACGTGTTTATAAAGCGGTCAATAAGGATCTGGCCGAAGAAGAACTGGATATCTTGGAAAATAAATGGAATGACAAATACCCGATTGTGATAAAATCCTGGCGGAACAACTGGGAACCCCTCAGTCATTTCTTTAAATATCCAGAAGAGATTCGACGGATAATATACACCACAAATACCATTGAGGCTGTGCATCGACAGTTTCGAAAACTGACCAAAACAAAGGGATCATTCCCGAACCAGGACAGCCTGTTAAAGCTGCTTTACATGGGGATCCAGAACGCCAGTAAGAAATGGACAATGCCGATTCAAAATTGGTCACTGACAATTTCCCAGTTGGCAATTTTCTTTGAAGGCCGGCTGGATAAAGAGCTGGGAATTTGA
- a CDS encoding ABC transporter ATP-binding protein, whose protein sequence is MHLCSFQRNRGYHSFCSKRQAFLKPGKWECALDLCVQNVVKKFNEFTAVDQVSFEVENGKFFSILGPSGCGKTTLLRMISGFFEPSSGTIAINGKNMAGIPPNLRPVNLIFQNLALFPMMDVGDNIGFGLERQKEKKAVIRKKTAAILERVGLPGFERKRVDQLSGGQKQRVAIARSLVMEPAVLLLDEPLGALDLKLREQMKIELKTLQTQVGTTFVYITHDQSEALVMSDHVAVMNQGRFEQVDTPKNLYISPRTPFVAKFVGENNQWEAKICAVNGQMATIATPEGHEFKIPVAGNLSSRDQIDLFLRPEAIVLQPPSGLTGLNRFKVKVSSVLFDGANSRLLACLPESDRKIQVSLPQTRQFDHIRARDTITAGWDPESAMVFPVEAK, encoded by the coding sequence ATCCATTTATGTTCATTTCAGCGTAACAGAGGATATCATTCTTTTTGCTCTAAAAGACAGGCCTTTTTAAAACCGGGAAAATGGGAATGCGCCCTCGATCTTTGTGTTCAAAATGTTGTTAAAAAGTTCAACGAATTCACTGCCGTGGACCAGGTCTCATTTGAGGTGGAAAATGGAAAATTCTTTTCCATCCTCGGCCCTTCGGGCTGCGGAAAAACCACGCTGCTGAGAATGATCTCCGGTTTTTTTGAACCCAGTTCCGGCACCATTGCCATCAACGGCAAAAACATGGCCGGCATTCCCCCCAATCTGCGGCCGGTCAACCTGATCTTCCAGAACCTGGCCCTCTTCCCCATGATGGATGTGGGGGATAATATTGGATTCGGCCTTGAACGGCAAAAAGAAAAAAAAGCCGTCATCCGAAAAAAAACAGCAGCCATCCTTGAACGGGTGGGGCTGCCCGGGTTTGAACGAAAACGGGTGGACCAGCTCTCCGGCGGCCAGAAACAGCGGGTGGCCATTGCCAGAAGCCTGGTCATGGAGCCTGCGGTTCTCCTGCTGGACGAACCCCTGGGCGCCCTGGACCTGAAACTCAGAGAACAGATGAAAATCGAGCTGAAAACCCTCCAGACCCAGGTGGGCACCACCTTTGTCTATATCACCCATGACCAGTCAGAAGCCCTGGTCATGTCCGACCATGTGGCCGTGATGAACCAGGGAAGATTTGAGCAGGTAGACACCCCGAAAAATCTTTATATCAGCCCGCGCACCCCGTTTGTGGCCAAATTTGTGGGGGAGAACAACCAGTGGGAGGCAAAGATTTGTGCCGTCAACGGGCAAATGGCCACCATCGCTACCCCCGAAGGTCATGAATTCAAAATCCCCGTGGCAGGCAACCTTAGCTCAAGGGATCAAATCGATCTGTTTTTAAGGCCCGAGGCCATTGTTCTGCAGCCCCCGTCCGGCCTGACCGGGTTGAACCGGTTCAAGGTCAAGGTCTCCTCCGTACTCTTTGACGGGGCAAATTCAAGGCTGCTGGCCTGCCTGCCCGAGTCTGACCGAAAAATCCAGGTCTCTTTGCCCCAAACCCGGCAGTTTGATCACATCAGGGCCAGAGACACCATTACCGCGGGCTGGGACCCAGAGTCGGCCATGGTCTTTCCTGTGGAGGCAAAATGA
- a CDS encoding ABC transporter permease, translating into MIRNVPQTRTYFFGFRLYMVVYFIFLFAPLAVTCVLAFNDSMFPSLPWKGFSLEWFFGHTLERTGIFHDQINLTSIWVSFKTAFFVSILSTIVGTMAAFLFEQEDFPFKGALFFLMIAPLVIPGVILGISILLFSNTLGLFFETQFNLDFGLFRPGFWLVVLGQFSFITTIVTLVISARLKKFDPTIEEAAMNLGATRFETIFHITLKFLRPAIIGALAVSFLISFENFNTTLFLVGSEATLPINLYLQVRDGSTPVINAISFLIIFGTSILALVNLYFTKKE; encoded by the coding sequence ATGATCAGAAATGTTCCCCAGACCCGCACCTATTTTTTCGGGTTCAGGCTTTACATGGTGGTCTACTTTATTTTCCTCTTTGCCCCTTTGGCGGTCACCTGTGTCCTGGCCTTTAACGATTCCATGTTTCCCTCCCTGCCCTGGAAGGGATTTTCCCTGGAATGGTTTTTCGGCCACACCTTGGAGCGGACCGGTATTTTCCATGATCAGATCAATCTGACCTCCATCTGGGTCAGTTTCAAAACCGCGTTCTTCGTCTCGATCCTGTCCACAATCGTGGGCACCATGGCCGCGTTTTTATTTGAGCAGGAAGACTTTCCCTTTAAGGGGGCGCTTTTTTTTCTCATGATCGCTCCCCTGGTCATTCCCGGAGTGATCCTGGGTATTTCCATTTTATTGTTCTCCAACACCCTGGGCCTGTTCTTTGAAACCCAGTTCAACCTGGATTTTGGATTATTCCGACCGGGATTCTGGCTGGTGGTGCTGGGCCAGTTTTCTTTTATCACCACCATTGTCACCCTGGTGATTTCAGCACGGCTTAAAAAATTTGACCCCACCATAGAAGAGGCGGCCATGAACCTTGGGGCCACAAGGTTTGAAACCATTTTTCATATTACCTTAAAATTCTTAAGGCCGGCCATCATCGGTGCCTTGGCAGTCTCTTTTCTCATATCCTTTGAAAATTTCAACACCACCTTGTTTTTGGTGGGATCAGAGGCCACCTTGCCCATTAACCTTTATCTCCAGGTCAGGGACGGCAGCACACCCGTGATCAATGCCATCTCGTTTCTCATAATTTTCGGCACCTCAATCCTGGCCCTGGTCAACCTGTACTTCACGAAAAAAGAATAA
- a CDS encoding response regulator yields MFENYPVQFQVKQIAASIGAKIKTCHHTLEELRRLSLILFTHTRAEDKDIQDWFESENFGIDEHGFWTSLSQLKEFRTGRAPSHAISYSWHPDQVQNPDACFRMYCLRHMGVHLKEILTRLPHAAWIYYQDVTNTSVQFPYIDQITAITPDFDWSAYHTYQSVIPENNPEKTIQWTCPSMDYAGEGVIISVSIPIFLPNQFIGLWSIDLPMKTLYQEALFDIYAKDQINFIVDAKGALVAHPMAKAGISKEKGSVYKSHIHDLGKGFARVDPQSLMDQESGHFMLSSREKNDLAVWFQAIPGIQWLLFATLPRQSMEDAVNLRIRHALDRVKSEDLSYRIKDGSDIDQARLVADGFNQMVSALELQEQNRKQALKEKKKLEKQLHHSQGMEAMGTLASGIAHDFNNILFPILGYSELLFNDLPKESREFQMVEHIYQAAQRARELIRQILTFSRQAEIKNQVVHLGSLFKEALTLLRASIPNNVEIHKHIRPDCPPVFGDPTKLHQIVMNLCTNAFHAVEKKGGKFEVTMEAVDISQESIPGLGHLAEGKYVRLTVSDNGHGMDEKTMTHIFDPYFSTKAEKKGTGLGPAVIYGIVHKLKGEITVYSEKDKGSTFHVYLPGADRLDPAEKKPTPAMKGGTEKILLVDDEIGIAKMEKQSLERYGYRVTAFTDSQKALDAFLNDPQGFDLIITDMTMPKITGDILSDRIKTLRKDMPIILCTGFSEKISSTNYQDTKIDRFFMKPISINDINRAIRELVDGPDPTD; encoded by the coding sequence ATGTTTGAAAACTATCCCGTCCAATTCCAGGTCAAACAAATTGCCGCATCCATAGGGGCAAAAATTAAAACCTGCCACCATACCCTGGAAGAATTAAGGCGGCTGAGCCTTATTCTCTTTACCCACACCAGGGCAGAGGATAAAGATATCCAGGACTGGTTTGAGTCTGAAAATTTCGGCATTGATGAACACGGCTTCTGGACCTCCCTGTCGCAACTCAAAGAGTTTAGAACAGGCCGGGCCCCTTCCCATGCCATCTCCTATTCCTGGCATCCGGACCAGGTTCAAAACCCTGACGCCTGTTTCCGAATGTACTGCCTGCGTCATATGGGGGTCCATCTCAAAGAGATCCTCACCCGGCTGCCCCATGCCGCCTGGATCTATTACCAGGATGTGACCAATACCTCTGTCCAATTTCCCTACATTGACCAGATCACCGCCATCACCCCTGATTTTGACTGGTCCGCCTACCATACCTATCAATCCGTGATACCGGAGAACAACCCGGAAAAAACCATTCAATGGACCTGTCCGAGCATGGATTATGCCGGAGAAGGGGTGATCATATCCGTGTCCATCCCGATTTTTTTGCCAAATCAATTCATCGGGCTCTGGAGCATTGACCTGCCCATGAAAACCCTTTACCAGGAGGCCCTCTTTGACATCTATGCCAAAGACCAGATTAATTTCATTGTCGATGCCAAGGGCGCTTTGGTGGCCCACCCCATGGCCAAGGCCGGAATCAGCAAAGAAAAAGGCAGTGTATACAAAAGCCATATCCATGACCTTGGCAAGGGGTTTGCCCGTGTGGATCCACAATCCCTGATGGATCAGGAATCAGGCCACTTCATGCTCTCCAGCCGGGAAAAAAATGATCTGGCCGTCTGGTTCCAGGCCATTCCAGGCATTCAATGGCTGCTTTTTGCCACCCTGCCCCGGCAGTCCATGGAAGATGCCGTCAACCTGCGCATTCGCCATGCCCTGGACCGGGTAAAGTCAGAAGATCTCTCCTACCGGATCAAGGATGGTTCAGATATTGACCAGGCAAGGCTGGTGGCAGACGGATTCAACCAGATGGTCTCTGCCCTGGAACTTCAGGAGCAAAACAGGAAACAGGCCCTAAAGGAAAAGAAAAAACTGGAAAAACAGCTCCACCATTCCCAGGGGATGGAAGCCATGGGCACCCTTGCCAGCGGAATTGCCCATGATTTTAACAATATACTCTTTCCCATTTTAGGGTATTCGGAATTGCTGTTCAACGATCTTCCCAAAGAGAGCCGTGAATTTCAAATGGTGGAGCATATCTACCAGGCGGCCCAAAGGGCCAGAGAACTGATCCGGCAAATCCTGACCTTCAGCCGCCAGGCGGAAATCAAAAACCAGGTCGTACACCTTGGAAGCCTTTTCAAAGAGGCATTGACCCTGCTCAGGGCATCCATTCCCAACAATGTTGAAATTCACAAGCATATCCGCCCGGACTGCCCCCCGGTATTCGGAGACCCCACCAAACTCCACCAGATCGTGATGAACCTGTGCACCAACGCCTTTCATGCCGTGGAAAAAAAAGGGGGAAAATTTGAAGTCACCATGGAGGCTGTGGACATCTCACAGGAATCCATTCCGGGTCTTGGGCACCTGGCAGAGGGAAAATATGTCAGGCTCACGGTATCGGACAACGGCCACGGCATGGATGAAAAGACCATGACCCATATTTTTGATCCTTATTTTTCCACCAAGGCCGAAAAAAAAGGCACCGGGCTCGGGCCTGCCGTGATCTACGGCATTGTCCATAAACTCAAAGGAGAAATCACGGTATACAGTGAAAAGGACAAGGGCTCCACCTTTCATGTATACCTGCCCGGGGCAGACCGCCTCGACCCGGCAGAAAAAAAGCCGACCCCTGCCATGAAAGGCGGAACCGAAAAAATTCTTCTGGTCGATGATGAAATCGGAATTGCAAAGATGGAAAAACAATCCCTGGAAAGATACGGATACCGGGTCACGGCCTTTACAGACAGCCAAAAAGCCCTGGACGCCTTTTTAAATGACCCCCAGGGGTTTGACCTGATCATCACCGATATGACCATGCCGAAAATCACAGGGGATATTCTTTCAGACCGGATCAAAACCCTTCGAAAGGATATGCCTATCATCCTGTGCACCGGATTCAGTGAAAAAATATCCTCTACCAATTATCAGGACACAAAAATTGATAGGTTCTTTATGAAGCCCATTTCAATCAACGATATCAACAGGGCCATCAGGGAGCTTGTGGACGGCCCTGATCCAACCGACTGA
- a CDS encoding ABC transporter permease, whose product MKKSIRWGLVIFITPVLLWLFLLIVLPQVDMFIMAIRGENELREVGFTLSNFGLFFSEPIYWQTFARTAVFAVMVTALTFIITMPVAFFITKVVSTRFQGFLSLLILMPFWVSELVRVYGWMILLRESGVINHFLVGLGILDRPVEFLYNDITMVMGLVYTSMLFMLVPLLSVLDSLDNSLIEAAYDLGANVWTVFTRIIIPHCMPGIVSGSIVVFMLTLGNYLTPNLMGGKNSLWFTEQIYNQFIASFNWNQGSAFGFLLLILSSAIIWAGLKLTGQRLGKVVQ is encoded by the coding sequence ATGAAAAAAAGCATCCGCTGGGGGCTTGTGATCTTTATCACCCCCGTGCTTCTCTGGCTGTTTTTACTCATCGTCCTGCCCCAGGTGGATATGTTCATCATGGCCATCCGGGGGGAAAACGAACTGAGGGAAGTGGGATTCACCCTGTCCAACTTCGGGCTGTTTTTCAGTGAACCCATTTATTGGCAAACCTTTGCAAGGACAGCGGTTTTTGCCGTGATGGTCACGGCCTTAACCTTTATCATCACCATGCCCGTGGCCTTTTTCATCACCAAGGTGGTCTCAACCCGGTTCCAGGGATTTTTATCCCTGCTCATTCTCATGCCCTTTTGGGTGAGTGAACTGGTCCGGGTATACGGGTGGATGATCCTTTTAAGGGAAAGCGGGGTGATCAACCATTTTCTGGTAGGACTTGGAATATTGGACCGGCCCGTGGAATTTTTATACAATGACATCACCATGGTCATGGGCCTGGTTTACACCTCCATGCTCTTCATGCTGGTACCCCTGCTTTCGGTGCTGGACAGCCTGGACAACTCTCTTATCGAAGCGGCCTATGACCTGGGAGCCAATGTCTGGACCGTGTTCACACGGATCATCATCCCCCATTGCATGCCCGGCATTGTCTCGGGCTCCATTGTGGTGTTCATGCTCACTCTGGGCAATTACCTCACCCCCAACCTCATGGGGGGAAAAAACAGCCTCTGGTTTACCGAACAGATTTACAACCAGTTTATTGCCTCGTTTAACTGGAACCAGGGATCGGCATTTGGCTTTTTGCTGCTCATCCTTTCATCGGCCATTATCTGGGCAGGGCTCAAGCTGACCGGCCAGCGTCTTGGAAAGGTGGTCCAATGA
- a CDS encoding iron-containing alcohol dehydrogenase, with amino-acid sequence MSKISQFSFPNTIYFGAGAIDNLPEYINDSGFENPLVVTDPGMLKTQVFPRVESILTAAGMSYSVFSGVNPNPLDSDIDKAVAVFKAQGCDGLVGLGGGSALDAAKVVQVLAAHGGRVNDYDIATGGNQKIKGPLAPCIAVPTTAGTGSEVGSCSVITSVRENRKFLVCSPLLRPCVALLDPELTLGLPPGLTAGTGMDAFTHCVEALAVKDLHPMCDAIALKGIEYIAQYLETAVKAPANVEARGYMQLAAMMGAVAFMKDLGAAHSLSHALSAVSHLPHGLANAICIVPVMKYNKAVCLDEYARVAGAFGINTFDMTKDQAAEKAIEAVAGLNRRIGIPERLSEVGVKEDQLEELADKAFLDGCHRTNPRPCTREDLMTLYKTAF; translated from the coding sequence ATGAGTAAAATTTCACAGTTTTCGTTTCCCAACACCATTTATTTCGGGGCCGGCGCCATTGATAACCTGCCAGAATATATAAACGATTCAGGGTTTGAAAATCCTTTGGTGGTCACAGATCCGGGCATGCTTAAAACCCAGGTGTTTCCCAGGGTGGAATCAATTCTTACGGCTGCGGGCATGAGCTATTCGGTTTTTTCCGGGGTCAACCCCAATCCACTGGATTCGGACATTGACAAGGCCGTGGCCGTGTTCAAGGCCCAAGGCTGTGACGGGCTTGTGGGCCTGGGAGGCGGCTCTGCTTTGGATGCCGCCAAGGTGGTCCAGGTGCTGGCGGCCCACGGGGGCAGGGTCAATGATTATGACATTGCCACAGGCGGCAACCAGAAGATCAAGGGGCCTTTAGCTCCCTGTATTGCCGTGCCCACAACCGCAGGAACCGGTTCTGAAGTGGGATCCTGTTCCGTGATCACCTCGGTCAGGGAAAATCGTAAATTTCTGGTCTGCAGCCCGCTGCTCAGGCCTTGTGTGGCCCTGCTGGATCCCGAACTCACCCTGGGGCTGCCCCCTGGTTTGACAGCCGGTACCGGCATGGACGCCTTTACCCATTGTGTTGAAGCCCTCGCTGTCAAGGATCTTCATCCCATGTGCGATGCCATTGCCCTCAAGGGCATCGAGTATATTGCCCAATACCTTGAAACGGCGGTCAAAGCGCCGGCCAATGTCGAGGCCCGGGGCTATATGCAGCTGGCTGCCATGATGGGTGCGGTGGCCTTTATGAAGGATCTTGGGGCGGCCCATTCCCTGTCCCACGCCCTGTCTGCGGTTTCCCACCTGCCCCACGGCCTGGCCAATGCCATCTGCATTGTTCCGGTGATGAAGTACAACAAGGCAGTCTGCCTGGATGAATACGCCAGGGTTGCCGGGGCCTTTGGGATCAATACCTTTGATATGACAAAGGACCAGGCTGCTGAGAAGGCCATTGAGGCCGTGGCCGGTCTGAACCGGAGAATCGGGATTCCCGAACGCCTTTCCGAGGTCGGGGTCAAAGAGGACCAATTGGAAGAATTGGCTGACAAGGCATTTTTGGACGGATGTCACCGGACCAACCCCAGGCCCTGTACCCGGGAGGACCTGATGACCCTGTACAAAACGGCTTTTTAA